A genomic stretch from Streptomyces venezuelae ATCC 10712 includes:
- a CDS encoding SpoIIE family protein phosphatase yields the protein MRTEDVLAAIATGLWRWDNASGIVSLDAEAARLLGLPAEPVRLTEAAVRSRFHPVDWNEIDGVVNLAVAEGTLAEARLRIMDEYGRVIRTVRSRSKPLIEGNDYQLVGTLQEVAEQPAGTAAHTPITGDWRRSREAFLLDAGRALAEARSTAEVLRVAASLSMPGFSPDGLAVFGVAGDRLTVIGHHGHSEGDEGPFSSMSLDTDYPAAEVVRTGRAIYLPTPDEYLRRFPMTWPLAQRFGRRSWAFVPLVVAGRTMGAWMAAFKHPVAFTPDERSVLTTVARMLAQALARAGVAESERELSLGLQRTMMPVLGPGIPGIQVAARYVPTGGGLQVGGDWYDMIRLPGGTPRTGGRGAGRIALVIGDVQGHDVRAAGLMGQLRIALRAYASEGHRPDAVLSRASRFLYGITDGDDGEGEAGPRFATCLYLEVDLESGAVDIARAGHPDPAVRMNDGTVLLRPTAGGLPLGIDPDTDYPTTRLTLEPGETLMICTDGLLETGGHDLDTGWERVRTLLESHDGEDLEVLADALVEAVHGPGSHHTTGPLADRREDDIAVLLLSRRPAGALPEAPRRTLMSIAQAEPERIAQAREQVRQLLHDWADEEQLDAAVLMVSEMVTNVLVHTDGDALLVAEVACGEKSRRLRVEVSDTSDELPHRRQPGEMASSGRGLVLMEVLADAWGVDPRGEGKAIWFELNEPDPGDDRP from the coding sequence ATGCGCACCGAGGACGTCCTGGCCGCGATCGCGACCGGCCTGTGGCGCTGGGACAACGCGTCCGGGATCGTCTCGCTCGACGCCGAGGCCGCCCGGCTGCTCGGGCTGCCCGCGGAACCCGTTCGGCTCACCGAGGCGGCCGTCCGGTCCCGGTTTCATCCGGTCGACTGGAACGAGATCGACGGGGTCGTCAACCTCGCCGTCGCCGAGGGCACCCTCGCCGAGGCCAGGCTGCGGATCATGGACGAGTACGGCCGGGTGATCCGTACCGTACGGAGCAGGTCGAAGCCGCTCATCGAGGGGAACGACTACCAGCTGGTCGGCACCCTCCAGGAGGTCGCCGAGCAGCCCGCGGGCACCGCCGCGCACACCCCCATCACGGGCGACTGGCGGCGCTCCCGCGAGGCGTTCCTGCTCGACGCCGGCCGGGCGCTCGCGGAGGCGCGGTCCACGGCCGAGGTGCTGCGGGTGGCGGCCTCGCTGTCCATGCCCGGCTTCTCGCCGGACGGGCTCGCGGTCTTCGGCGTGGCGGGCGACCGGCTGACGGTCATCGGCCACCACGGGCACAGCGAGGGCGACGAGGGGCCGTTCTCGTCGATGTCCCTGGACACGGACTACCCGGCGGCGGAGGTCGTACGGACGGGCCGGGCGATCTATCTGCCGACCCCCGACGAGTACCTGCGCCGTTTCCCGATGACCTGGCCGCTCGCCCAGCGGTTCGGCCGCCGGTCCTGGGCGTTCGTGCCGCTGGTCGTCGCCGGCCGCACGATGGGGGCCTGGATGGCGGCCTTCAAGCACCCGGTGGCGTTCACGCCGGACGAGCGGTCGGTGCTCACCACGGTGGCCCGGATGCTCGCGCAGGCCCTCGCCCGGGCGGGGGTGGCCGAGTCCGAGCGCGAGCTGTCCCTCGGTCTGCAGCGGACGATGATGCCGGTCCTGGGGCCGGGCATCCCGGGCATCCAGGTCGCCGCGCGGTACGTGCCGACCGGCGGCGGGCTCCAGGTCGGCGGCGACTGGTACGACATGATCCGGCTGCCCGGCGGCACCCCCCGCACCGGCGGGCGCGGCGCCGGGCGGATCGCCCTCGTCATCGGTGACGTCCAGGGCCACGACGTGCGGGCGGCCGGCCTGATGGGGCAGCTGCGGATCGCCCTGCGCGCGTACGCCTCCGAGGGCCACCGGCCGGACGCCGTCCTCTCCCGCGCCTCGCGTTTCCTGTACGGGATCACCGACGGGGACGACGGGGAGGGCGAGGCCGGTCCGCGCTTCGCCACCTGCCTCTATCTGGAGGTCGATCTGGAGTCCGGGGCGGTCGACATCGCGCGGGCGGGGCATCCGGACCCGGCGGTGCGGATGAACGACGGAACGGTTCTCCTCAGGCCCACCGCCGGTGGTCTGCCGCTCGGCATCGACCCCGACACCGACTACCCCACCACCCGGCTCACCCTCGAACCCGGCGAGACCCTGATGATCTGCACCGACGGCCTCCTGGAGACCGGCGGGCACGACCTGGACACCGGCTGGGAGCGGGTACGGACGCTCCTGGAGTCCCACGACGGCGAGGACCTCGAAGTGCTCGCCGACGCGCTCGTGGAGGCCGTCCACGGGCCCGGCTCGCACCACACCACCGGGCCGCTCGCCGACCGCAGGGAGGACGACATCGCCGTCCTGCTGCTCTCCCGGCGGCCCGCCGGGGCGCTGCCGGAGGCCCCGCGCCGCACCCTGATGTCCATCGCCCAGGCCGAGCCGGAGCGGATCGCCCAGGCGCGTGAGCAGGTGCGGCAGCTGCTGCACGACTGGGCGGACGAGGAGCAGCTGGACGCGGCGGTCCTGATGGTCTCGGAGATGGTCACCAACGTCCTCGTCCACACGGACGGCGACGCGCTGCTGGTCGCCGAGGTCGCGTGCGGCGAGAAGTCCCGGCGGCTGCGGGTCGAGGTCTCCGACACGAGCGACGAACTGCCGCACCGGCGCCAGCCGGGCGAGATGGCGTCGAGCGGGCGCGGCCTGGTCCTGATGGAGGTCCTGGCGGACGCGTGGGGCGTCGACCCGCGCGGCGAGGGCAAGGCGATCTGGTTCGAACTGAACGAACCGGACCCGGGGGACGACAGGCCGTAG
- a CDS encoding MBL fold metallo-hydrolase: MDTHKVGSDTTVLADSLEVPGIGHLPVNAYVVTAAEPVVVDTGVGLPDRDFVAALGEVVDPADVRWIWLTHPDRDHTGGIFDLLDAAPHARVVTTFLGAGEMTTERPLPMDRVYFLNPGQSLDVGDRELHAFRPPLFDNPATVGCYDDRTRMCFSSDCFGGPMPSAEVAESGHANDLKPEELRGAQLLWATIDSPWVHLVDPEKYRATMEPLRQMGPEVVLGTHLPPAVRMLDRMIETIAMVPDSDPFVGPDQAALEQLLASFQPGGPVPA, translated from the coding sequence ATGGACACCCACAAGGTCGGCAGTGACACCACCGTGCTGGCCGACAGCCTCGAAGTGCCCGGCATCGGGCACCTGCCCGTCAACGCCTATGTCGTCACCGCCGCCGAACCCGTCGTCGTCGACACCGGCGTCGGCCTCCCCGACCGCGACTTCGTCGCCGCGCTCGGCGAGGTGGTGGACCCGGCCGACGTGCGCTGGATCTGGCTCACGCATCCCGACCGGGACCACACGGGCGGGATCTTCGACCTGCTGGACGCCGCGCCGCACGCGCGCGTGGTCACGACGTTCCTGGGGGCCGGTGAGATGACCACCGAACGGCCCCTGCCCATGGACCGGGTGTACTTCCTCAACCCCGGGCAGTCCCTGGACGTCGGCGACCGCGAGCTGCACGCCTTCCGGCCGCCGCTGTTCGACAACCCGGCCACCGTCGGCTGCTACGACGACCGCACCCGGATGTGCTTCAGCTCCGACTGCTTCGGCGGGCCGATGCCGAGCGCGGAGGTCGCGGAGAGCGGGCACGCCAACGATCTCAAGCCGGAGGAGCTGCGCGGGGCGCAGCTGCTGTGGGCGACGATCGACAGCCCCTGGGTGCACCTGGTGGACCCGGAGAAGTACCGGGCGACGATGGAGCCGCTGCGGCAGATGGGACCCGAGGTCGTGCTGGGCACGCATCTGCCGCCGGCCGTGCGGATGCTGGACCGGATGATCGAGACGATCGCGATGGTGCCGGACTCCGATCCGTTCGTGGGCCCGGACCAGGCGGCCCTCGAACAGCTCCTGGCCTCGTTCCAGCCGGGCGGCCCGGTGCCGGCCTGA
- a CDS encoding AI-2E family transporter — protein MQTSPALLPEPARRIAAWCVVLLLAAGVAAVGIWLCAVFRTAVTPVLLAILGTALLGPLHRRLVRLGVRTSLAAALTVVAVLAVVGGATYIVVAALIETGDQIVASLRQAATDIAEHLGAAGTSLDDLAKNAKSLLEKFGGTAASGVISGISVVGEMLATAVLALLLMFFFLRDSDRAAGALRSLVPRTTGDLVEAMARRAFEAVEGFMRGTTLVALVDAVLIGVGLVVLDVPGAVGLAALVFVTAYIPYLGAFLSGAIAVLVALADRGFVIALWVLGIVLAVQVIEGNVLQPMVQSRTVQMHPAAVMLAITAGASVAGVLGMLLAVPLTAAATGVLGELRTRYGARPEDGP, from the coding sequence GTGCAGACGTCGCCCGCGCTCCTCCCCGAACCCGCCCGCAGGATCGCCGCCTGGTGCGTCGTCCTGCTCCTCGCCGCCGGCGTCGCCGCCGTCGGGATCTGGCTGTGCGCCGTCTTCAGGACCGCCGTCACCCCCGTACTCCTCGCGATCCTCGGCACCGCCCTCCTCGGCCCCCTCCACCGCCGCCTGGTCCGGCTGGGGGTCCGCACGTCGCTCGCCGCCGCGCTCACCGTCGTCGCCGTCCTCGCCGTCGTCGGCGGCGCCACCTACATCGTCGTCGCCGCGCTCATCGAGACCGGCGACCAGATCGTCGCCTCGCTGCGGCAGGCCGCCACCGACATCGCCGAACACCTCGGCGCGGCCGGGACCTCCCTCGACGACCTCGCCAAGAACGCCAAGAGCCTCCTGGAGAAGTTCGGCGGCACCGCCGCCTCCGGGGTCATCAGCGGCATCAGCGTCGTCGGCGAGATGCTCGCCACCGCCGTCCTCGCCCTGCTGCTCATGTTCTTCTTCCTCCGCGACTCCGACCGGGCCGCCGGCGCCCTGCGCTCCCTCGTCCCCCGCACCACCGGAGACCTCGTCGAGGCCATGGCCCGCCGCGCCTTCGAGGCCGTCGAGGGCTTCATGCGCGGGACGACCCTCGTCGCCCTCGTCGACGCCGTCCTCATCGGCGTCGGACTCGTCGTCCTGGACGTACCGGGGGCGGTCGGGCTCGCGGCCCTGGTGTTCGTGACGGCCTACATCCCGTACCTCGGCGCCTTCCTCTCCGGGGCGATCGCCGTCCTCGTCGCCCTCGCCGACCGCGGCTTCGTCATCGCGCTCTGGGTGCTCGGGATCGTCCTCGCCGTCCAGGTCATCGAGGGGAACGTCCTCCAGCCCATGGTCCAGAGCCGGACCGTGCAGATGCACCCGGCCGCGGTGATGCTGGCGATCACGGCCGGGGCGTCCGTCGCGGGCGTCCTGGGCATGCTGCTCGCCGTACCGCTGACGGCCGCGGCGACGGGCGTCCTCGGCGAACTCCGCACGCGGTACGGGGCACGGCCCGAGGACGGGCCCTAG
- a CDS encoding pirin family protein, translated as MPAVTVENPLTLPRVAAQADATPRPVLAVTTAPTGFEGEGFPVRRAFAGINYQYLDPFIMMDQMGEVEYAPGEPKGTPWHPHRGFETVTYIIDGIFDHQDSQGGGGTITNGDTQWMTAGSGLLHIEAPPESLVVSGGLFHGLQLWVNLPAADKMMAPRYQDIRGGQVQLLTSPDGGALLRVIAGELDGHDGPGITHTPITMIHATLRPGAEITLPWREDFNGLAYVMAGRGTVGAERRPVHMGQTAVFGKGGSLTVRADEKQDGNTPDLEVVLLGGQPIREPMAHYGPFVMNTQAELRQAFEDFQAGRLGTIPAVHGMGE; from the coding sequence ATGCCCGCAGTGACTGTCGAGAACCCGCTCACCCTGCCGCGCGTGGCGGCCCAGGCCGACGCCACCCCCCGCCCGGTGCTCGCCGTGACCACGGCCCCCACCGGCTTCGAGGGCGAGGGCTTCCCGGTCCGCCGCGCGTTCGCCGGCATCAACTACCAGTACCTCGACCCGTTCATCATGATGGACCAGATGGGTGAGGTGGAGTACGCGCCCGGAGAGCCCAAGGGCACGCCCTGGCACCCCCACCGCGGCTTCGAGACCGTCACCTACATCATCGACGGGATCTTCGACCACCAGGACTCCCAGGGCGGCGGCGGCACCATCACCAACGGCGACACCCAGTGGATGACGGCCGGCTCCGGCCTCCTCCACATCGAGGCGCCGCCGGAGTCCCTCGTCGTCAGCGGCGGCCTCTTCCACGGCCTCCAGCTCTGGGTGAACCTCCCCGCCGCCGACAAGATGATGGCCCCCCGCTACCAGGACATCCGCGGCGGCCAGGTCCAGCTGCTCACCTCCCCCGACGGCGGCGCGCTGCTCCGCGTCATCGCGGGCGAGCTCGACGGCCACGACGGGCCGGGCATCACCCACACCCCGATCACGATGATCCACGCGACCCTGCGACCCGGCGCCGAGATCACCCTGCCGTGGCGCGAGGACTTCAACGGCCTCGCGTACGTCATGGCCGGCCGCGGCACCGTCGGCGCGGAGCGCCGTCCCGTCCACATGGGGCAGACGGCCGTCTTCGGCAAGGGCGGCTCGCTGACCGTCCGCGCCGACGAGAAGCAGGACGGCAACACCCCCGACCTGGAGGTCGTACTCCTCGGCGGACAGCCGATCCGCGAGCCGATGGCCCACTACGGCCCGTTCGTCATGAACACCCAGGCCGAACTCCGCCAGGCCTTCGAGGACTTCCAGGCGGGCCGCCTCGGAACGATCCCGGCGGTCCACGGAATGGGCGAGTAG
- a CDS encoding SseB family protein: MYGYEQNPGAQQQYAPPPQQQYAPPADMQGGMQGGVPGGYGQQAPPLYPEPSPPSLADAVRAFTTGTLAPEDFQQIFATSKVYCPRGDNPGFLALHNTQQPVIPMFTSLKELRRYAGKESKYFVITGAEVIDLLPTGYGFVLDMEGDHRMVFDAKAVEQMVDFAMRRMYG, from the coding sequence ATGTACGGCTACGAGCAGAATCCGGGTGCCCAGCAGCAGTACGCGCCGCCTCCGCAGCAGCAGTACGCCCCGCCGGCCGACATGCAGGGCGGGATGCAGGGGGGTGTGCCCGGGGGGTACGGGCAGCAGGCGCCGCCGCTCTACCCGGAGCCCTCGCCGCCCTCCCTCGCCGACGCCGTCCGCGCCTTCACGACCGGCACGCTCGCGCCCGAGGACTTCCAGCAGATCTTCGCGACCTCGAAGGTCTACTGCCCGCGCGGCGACAACCCCGGCTTCCTCGCCCTGCACAACACCCAGCAGCCGGTCATCCCGATGTTCACCTCGCTCAAGGAGCTGCGGCGGTACGCGGGCAAGGAGTCGAAGTACTTCGTGATCACCGGCGCCGAGGTGATCGACCTGCTGCCGACCGGCTACGGCTTCGTCCTCGACATGGAGGGCGACCACCGGATGGTCTTCGACGCGAAGGCGGTCGAGCAGATGGTCGACTTCGCGATGCGGCGGATGTACGGCTGA
- a CDS encoding acyl-CoA dehydrogenase, with protein MGHYKSNLRDIEFNLFEVLGRDKVYGTGPFEEMDVETAKSILDEIRRLAENELAESFADADRNPPVFDPETNTAPVPATFKKSYNAFMESEYWRLGIPEEIGGTVSPRSLIWAYAELLLGSNPAIWMYSSGPAFAGILYNEGNEAQKKVAQIAVEKRWGSTMVLTEPDAGSDVGAGRTKATQQEDGSWHIEGVKRFITSGEHDMEENILHYVLARPEGAGPGTKGLSLFLVPKYEFDWETGELGARNGVYATNVEHKMGLKASNTCEMTFGDKHPAKGWLIGDKHDGIRQMFLIIEFARMMVGTKAISTLSTGYLNALEYAKERVQGTDLANFMDKAAPKVTITHHPDVRRSLMTQKAYAEGMRSLVLYTASVQDEIAIKEAAGEDAKALHGLNDLLLPIVKGYGSEKGYEQLAQSLQTFGGSGFLQEYPIEQYIRDAKIDTLYEGTTAIQGQDFFFRKIVRDQGASLNALSEEIKKFLAVGTGGEELAGARDALAKAAVDLESIVGTMITDLTATGEDVKNIYKVGLNTTRLLLASGDVVVGYLLLKGAAVAAEKLAAGASGKDVAFYQGKIAAAKFFAANVLPGVSAERALAEAVDGSLMDLDEAAF; from the coding sequence ATGGGGCACTACAAGTCGAATCTCCGCGACATCGAGTTCAACCTCTTCGAGGTCCTCGGCCGCGACAAGGTGTACGGCACCGGGCCGTTCGAGGAGATGGACGTCGAGACCGCCAAGAGCATCCTCGACGAGATCCGCCGTCTCGCCGAGAACGAGCTCGCGGAGTCCTTCGCCGACGCCGACCGCAACCCGCCGGTCTTCGACCCCGAGACCAACACCGCCCCCGTGCCCGCCACCTTCAAGAAGTCGTACAACGCCTTCATGGAGTCCGAGTACTGGCGCCTCGGCATCCCCGAGGAGATCGGCGGCACCGTCTCCCCCCGCTCCCTGATCTGGGCGTACGCGGAGCTGCTGCTCGGCTCGAACCCGGCCATCTGGATGTACTCCTCCGGCCCGGCCTTCGCCGGCATCCTCTACAACGAGGGCAACGAGGCGCAGAAGAAGGTCGCGCAGATCGCCGTCGAGAAGCGCTGGGGCTCCACCATGGTCCTCACCGAGCCCGACGCGGGCTCGGACGTCGGCGCCGGCCGCACCAAGGCCACCCAGCAGGAGGACGGCTCCTGGCACATCGAGGGCGTGAAGCGCTTCATCACCTCCGGTGAGCACGACATGGAGGAGAACATCCTCCACTACGTCCTCGCCCGCCCCGAGGGCGCCGGCCCCGGCACCAAGGGCCTCTCCCTCTTCCTCGTCCCCAAGTACGAGTTCGACTGGGAGACCGGCGAGCTGGGCGCGCGCAACGGCGTCTACGCCACCAACGTCGAGCACAAGATGGGCCTCAAGGCCTCCAACACGTGCGAGATGACCTTCGGCGACAAGCACCCCGCCAAGGGCTGGCTGATCGGCGACAAGCACGACGGCATCCGCCAGATGTTCCTCATCATCGAGTTCGCCCGCATGATGGTCGGCACGAAGGCGATCTCCACCCTCTCCACGGGCTACCTCAACGCCCTGGAGTACGCCAAGGAGCGCGTCCAGGGCACCGACCTGGCCAACTTCATGGACAAGGCCGCGCCCAAGGTCACCATCACGCACCACCCCGACGTCCGCCGCTCGCTGATGACGCAGAAGGCGTACGCCGAGGGCATGCGCTCCCTCGTCCTCTACACCGCCTCCGTGCAGGACGAGATCGCGATCAAGGAAGCGGCCGGCGAGGACGCGAAGGCCCTGCACGGCCTGAACGACCTGCTGCTCCCGATCGTCAAGGGATACGGCTCCGAGAAGGGCTACGAGCAGCTCGCCCAGTCGCTCCAGACCTTCGGCGGCTCCGGCTTCCTCCAGGAGTACCCGATCGAGCAGTACATCCGGGACGCCAAGATCGACACCCTCTACGAGGGCACCACGGCCATCCAGGGCCAGGACTTCTTCTTCCGCAAGATCGTCCGCGACCAGGGCGCCTCCCTGAACGCGCTGTCCGAGGAGATCAAGAAGTTCCTCGCGGTCGGCACCGGCGGCGAGGAGCTGGCCGGCGCCCGCGACGCGCTCGCCAAGGCCGCCGTGGACCTGGAGAGCATCGTCGGCACGATGATCACCGACCTCACCGCCACCGGCGAGGACGTCAAGAACATCTACAAGGTCGGCCTCAACACCACCCGCCTGCTGCTGGCCTCCGGCGACGTCGTCGTCGGCTACCTGCTGCTGAAGGGCGCGGCCGTCGCCGCGGAGAAGCTGGCCGCGGGCGCCTCCGGCAAGGACGTCGCCTTCTACCAGGGCAAGATCGCGGCCGCGAAGTTCTTCGCCGCCAACGTCCTGCCGGGCGTCAGCGCCGAGCGCGCCCTCGCCGAGGCCGTCGACGGCTCGCTCATGGACCTGGACGAGGCCGCGTTCTAG
- a CDS encoding M18 family aminopeptidase, giving the protein MTSAASRPTAGPFDRGHTDDLMAFLTASPSPYHAVASAAQRLEKAGFRRVEETAAWDATTGGKYVIRGGAIIAWYVPEGAAAHTPYRIVGAHTDSPNLRVKPQPDMGAHGWRQVAVEIYGGTLLNTWLDRDLGLAGRLTLRDGSHHLVNVDRPLLRVPQLAIHLDRSANDGLKLERQRHMQPVWGTGEVHEGDLIEFVAAEAGVDAEDVSGWDLMVHAVEAPAYLGRDRELLAGPRMDNLLSVHAAVAALASLAGRDDLPYIPVLAAFDHEENGSEADTGAQGPLLGNVLERSVYARGGSYEDRARAFAGTVCLSSDTGHAVHPNYAERHDPTHHPRVNGGPILKVNVNQRYATDGSGRAVFAAACEKAGVPWQSFVSNNDMPCGTTIGPITAARHGIRTVDIGVAILSMHSARELCGAEDPYLLANALVAFLEG; this is encoded by the coding sequence ATGACCAGCGCAGCCTCCCGTCCGACCGCCGGCCCCTTCGACCGCGGACACACCGACGACCTGATGGCCTTCCTGACGGCCTCGCCCTCGCCGTACCACGCGGTCGCGAGCGCCGCCCAGCGGCTGGAGAAGGCCGGGTTCCGCCGGGTCGAGGAGACGGCCGCCTGGGACGCGACCACCGGCGGGAAGTACGTGATCCGCGGCGGCGCGATCATCGCCTGGTACGTGCCGGAGGGCGCCGCCGCCCACACCCCGTACCGCATCGTCGGCGCCCACACCGACTCCCCCAACCTGCGCGTCAAGCCGCAGCCCGACATGGGCGCGCACGGCTGGCGCCAGGTCGCCGTGGAGATCTACGGCGGCACCCTCCTCAACACCTGGCTCGACCGCGACCTCGGCCTCGCCGGACGGCTCACCCTCCGCGACGGCAGCCACCACCTCGTCAACGTGGACCGGCCGCTGCTGCGCGTCCCGCAGCTCGCCATCCACCTCGACCGCTCCGCCAACGACGGCCTGAAGCTGGAGCGCCAGCGCCACATGCAGCCCGTCTGGGGCACCGGCGAGGTCCACGAGGGCGACCTGATCGAGTTCGTCGCCGCGGAAGCCGGGGTCGACGCCGAGGACGTCAGCGGCTGGGACCTCATGGTGCACGCCGTCGAGGCACCCGCCTACCTGGGCCGCGACCGCGAGCTGCTCGCCGGACCCCGCATGGACAACCTGCTGTCCGTGCACGCCGCCGTCGCCGCGCTCGCCTCCCTCGCGGGCCGCGACGACCTCCCGTACATCCCGGTCCTCGCCGCCTTCGACCACGAGGAGAACGGCTCCGAGGCCGACACCGGCGCCCAGGGCCCGCTCCTCGGCAACGTCCTGGAGCGCTCGGTGTACGCGCGCGGCGGCTCGTACGAGGACCGGGCGCGGGCCTTCGCGGGCACCGTCTGCCTGTCCTCCGACACCGGCCACGCCGTCCACCCGAACTACGCGGAGCGCCACGACCCCACGCACCACCCGCGCGTCAACGGCGGCCCGATCCTCAAGGTGAACGTCAACCAGCGGTACGCCACCGACGGCAGCGGCCGCGCGGTCTTCGCCGCCGCCTGCGAGAAGGCGGGCGTGCCCTGGCAGTCCTTCGTCTCCAACAACGACATGCCCTGCGGCACGACCATCGGCCCCATCACCGCGGCCCGGCACGGCATCAGGACCGTCGACATCGGCGTCGCGATCCTCTCCATGCACAGCGCCCGCGAACTGTGCGGCGCCGAGGACCCGTACCTCCTCGCGAACGCCCTGGTCGCCTTCCTGGAGGGCTGA
- a CDS encoding NHL domain-containing thioredoxin family protein produces MNDSAPATTPRRARVRAPELIGKGGWLNTGGDDLSLADLRGKIVLLDFWTFCCVNCLHVLDELRELEEKHRDTLVIVGVHSPKFVHEAEHQAVVDAVERYEVHHPVLDDPELATWKQYAVRAWPTLVVIDPEGYVVAQHAGEGHANAIRTLVEELEAEHGAKGTLRRGDGPYVAPEPVATELRFPGKAVLLPSGNFLVSDTTRHRLVELAADGETVVRRIGEGVFREPQGLAQLPDGTVVVADTVNHALRTYDPETGVIERVAGTGKQWWQGSPTSGPALDVDLSSPWDVAWWQGKVWIAMAGVHQLWTYDPGSGTVEVAAGTTNEGLVDGPAAEAWFAQPSGLAATEDRLWVADSETSALRWVDPEGGVHTAVGTGLFDFGHRDGAAEQALLQHPLGVTALPDGSVAVSDTYNHALRRFDPASGEVTTLATDLREPSGAVLVDGDIVVVESARHRLTRLRLPEEAVRVDAVAHRTRREATEVAPGRLRLDVVFQAPTGQKLDERYGPSTRLLVSSTPPELLLGGAGTGTDLFRELDLNPDVTEGVLHVSAMAASCDDDPANEYPACHVHQQDWGVPVKLTEAGVSRLPLILAGMDA; encoded by the coding sequence ATGAACGACTCCGCGCCCGCGACCACCCCCCGCCGTGCCCGTGTCCGCGCCCCCGAGCTGATCGGCAAGGGTGGCTGGCTGAACACGGGAGGAGACGATCTGAGCCTCGCCGACCTGCGAGGAAAGATCGTTCTGCTCGATTTCTGGACCTTCTGCTGTGTGAACTGCCTGCACGTCCTCGACGAGCTGCGGGAGCTGGAGGAGAAGCACCGGGACACGCTCGTCATCGTCGGGGTGCACTCGCCGAAGTTCGTGCACGAGGCCGAGCACCAGGCCGTCGTCGATGCCGTCGAGCGGTACGAGGTGCACCACCCCGTGCTCGACGACCCCGAGCTCGCGACCTGGAAGCAGTACGCCGTGCGGGCGTGGCCGACGCTCGTCGTCATCGACCCCGAGGGGTACGTCGTCGCCCAGCACGCCGGTGAGGGGCACGCCAACGCCATCCGGACGCTCGTCGAGGAGCTGGAGGCCGAGCACGGCGCCAAGGGGACGCTGCGGCGTGGTGACGGGCCCTACGTGGCGCCCGAGCCGGTCGCCACCGAGCTGCGGTTCCCCGGCAAGGCGGTTCTGCTGCCGTCCGGGAACTTCCTGGTCTCCGACACCACCCGGCACCGGCTCGTCGAGCTGGCCGCCGACGGCGAGACCGTCGTACGGCGGATCGGTGAAGGCGTCTTCCGGGAGCCGCAGGGTCTCGCGCAGCTGCCCGACGGCACGGTCGTCGTCGCCGACACCGTGAACCACGCGCTGCGCACGTACGACCCGGAGACCGGTGTCATCGAGCGCGTCGCCGGTACCGGGAAGCAGTGGTGGCAGGGGTCCCCCACCTCCGGGCCCGCGCTGGACGTCGACCTGTCCTCGCCGTGGGACGTCGCCTGGTGGCAGGGCAAGGTGTGGATCGCCATGGCGGGCGTCCACCAGCTGTGGACGTACGACCCCGGGAGCGGGACCGTCGAGGTCGCCGCCGGGACGACGAACGAGGGGCTCGTCGACGGACCCGCCGCCGAGGCGTGGTTCGCGCAGCCGTCCGGGCTCGCCGCCACCGAGGACCGGCTCTGGGTCGCCGACTCCGAGACCAGCGCCCTGCGCTGGGTCGACCCGGAGGGCGGCGTGCACACCGCCGTCGGCACCGGCCTCTTCGACTTCGGCCACCGCGACGGCGCCGCCGAGCAGGCCCTGCTCCAGCACCCGCTGGGCGTGACGGCCCTTCCCGACGGCTCGGTCGCGGTCTCGGACACGTACAACCACGCCCTGCGCCGCTTCGACCCCGCCTCCGGTGAGGTGACGACCCTCGCCACCGATCTGCGCGAGCCCAGCGGCGCGGTGCTCGTCGACGGCGACATCGTCGTCGTCGAGTCCGCCCGGCACCGGCTGACCCGGCTGCGGCTGCCCGAGGAGGCGGTGCGGGTCGACGCCGTCGCCCACCGCACCCGGCGCGAGGCCACCGAGGTGGCCCCGGGCCGGCTCCGGCTCGACGTGGTGTTCCAGGCCCCGACCGGGCAGAAGCTCGACGAGCGCTACGGTCCCTCCACGCGGCTCCTGGTGTCCTCGACCCCGCCGGAGCTGCTCCTCGGCGGGGCGGGGACCGGGACCGACCTGTTCCGGGAGCTCGACCTGAACCCGGACGTGACCGAGGGCGTGCTGCACGTCTCGGCGATGGCCGCGTCCTGCGACGACGATCCGGCCAACGAGTACCCGGCCTGCCACGTCCACCAGCAGGACTGGGGCGTCCCGGTGAAGCTCACGGAGGCGGGCGTGTCCCGGCTGCCGCTGATCCTCGCCGGCATGGACGCGTAG